A genomic segment from Drosophila willistoni isolate 14030-0811.24 chromosome 2L unlocalized genomic scaffold, UCI_dwil_1.1 Seg72.1, whole genome shotgun sequence encodes:
- the LOC6646206 gene encoding protein enabled isoform X4 — protein sequence MTEQSIIGARASVMVYDDNQKKWVPSGSSSGLSKVQIYHHQQNNTFRVVGRKLQDHEVVINCSILKGLKYNQATATFHQWRDSKFVYGLNFSSPNDAENFARAMMHALEVLSGRVVNNPAGQPTNGNGYEEDMGYRTMTSEDAAILRQNNGIGTPSAQTPTSQTNQNNIPQSPPTPQGHHRTSSAPPAPPPQLAAMLQPGGQPGSHYGLTGNGGPTSNGLPPQAVPPAPGQTQQAQYPQQQQQQQQQQQQPQQQQQTVYAAQQQPQQQLVQGGYAPSQYQQPHYVLSNSNPNLNLHQYPQQQQQQQQQPHQNGGGPGAGIYGGHIPSSASANSVVYASQQQMVQQQQQQQQVQQPQPPQAPAMPPSAGPLYGQGPIQQQQQQQQQQQQAENPYGQVPMAPPMMQQQQQQQQQQPQQTGGGIPMPPPMNNTQGQIPLNRMSSQGGGVGVGAPAPPPPPPTFGGGAPPPAPPQMFNGIPPPPVPPAMPGMAPPTGGAGAPPPPPPPPGMGGGAPKGNDPQADLMGSLTSQLQQFKLKKNKSTTSAPENSGSSTSSGGSGNYGTIGRSSNGMASMMDEMAKTLARRRAQAEKKEPEPEPDMKKRPWEKSNTLPHKLSGNGGASGNGTGGNAHGGANGSGGNNTTNSGGESPQLMRKRFGSASEETILKVNGDGLSLALSNGDLDTLKAEILREMRVEIQKVKNEIIDAIKSEFNRR from the exons atgaC TGAGCAAAGCATAATCGGCGCCCGCGCCTCTGTTATGGTATACGATGATAACCAAAAGAAATGGGTGCCCTCGGGCAGCTCATCGGGATTGAGTAAAGTGCAGATCTATCATCATCAACAGAACAATACATTCCGTGTGGTTGGACGGAAACTGCAAGATCATGAGGTGGTCATtaattgctctatactgaagGGTCTTAAATATAATCAGGCCACAGCCACATTTCATCAATGGCGTGATTCGAAATTTGTCTATGGACTAAATTTCTCTAGTCCGAATGATGCAGAGAATTTTGCACGTGCCATGATGCACGCTTTGGAG GTGCTCAGTGGACGAGTGGTTAATAATCCAGCTGGCCAGCCCACCAATGGCAATGGGTATGAGGAGGATATGGGCTATCGCACTATGACCAGCGAGGATGCAGCCATATTGAggcaaaacaatggaattggaACACCATCGGCACAGACACCCACCTCACAGACCAATCAGAATAATATACCACAGAGTCCGCCAACGCCGCAGGGACATCATCGCACTAGCAG CGCTCCACCGGCTCCGCCGCCACAATTGGCTGCCATGTTGCAGCCAGGTGGTCAACCAGGTTCTCATTATGGTCTGACAGGGAATGGTGGACCTACATCGAATGGTTTGCCACCACAGGCTGTTCCACCGGCTCCAGGCCAAACTCAACAAGCACAGTAtccacagcaacaacaacaacaacaacagcagcaacaacaaccacaacaacaacagcaaaccgTCTATGCCGCCCAACAGCAGCCACAGCAGCAATTGGTCCAAGGTGGCTATGCGCCATCTCAG TATCAACAACCCCACTACGTGCTCTCGAATTCTAATCCCAATCTCAATCTACATCAATAccctcagcagcagcaacagcagcagcagcaaccccATCAGAATGGAGGAGGACCAGGTGCTGGCATCTATGGCGGGCATATACCCAGCTCGGCTAGTGCCAATAGCGTTGTCTATGCCAGTCAACAGCAAATGgtccagcagcaacagcagcagcagcaggtgcAACAACCACAGCCACCGCAGGCGCCAGCTATGCCGCCGAGTGCGGGTCCACTTTATGGCCAGGGACCGatccaacagcagcaacaacaacaacagcagcagcagcaagcagAGAATCCCTATGGTCAAGTGCCGATGGCTCCACCCatgatgcagcagcagcagcaacaacaacaacagcaaccacaACAAACTGGAGGTGGAATTCCGATGCCACCGCCCATGAATAATACACAAGGCCAAATTCCACTCAATCGCATGAGCAGCCAAGGAGGCGGCGTAGGAGTAGGAGCACCAGCACCTCCCCCACCACCGCCCACATTTGGTGGTGGTGCACCGCCACCAGCGCCACCACAAATGTTTAATGGAATTCCACCACCGCCGGTTCCGCCAGCCATGCCAGGAATGGCACCACCAACGGGTGGAGCAGGAGCACCACCGCCACCTCCACCGCCGCCAGGCATGGGCGGTGGAGCACCCAAAGGCAATGATCCTCAAGCTGATCTCATGGGCTCATTAACCTCACAGTTGCAGCAATTCAAACTGAAGAAAAATAAG TCCACCACATCTGCTCCCGAGaacagcggcagcagcacTTCAAGTGGAGGCAGCGGCAATTATGGCACCATTGGACGCAGTTCCAATGGCATGGCCTCCATGATGGATGAAATGGCCAAAACGCTGGCCCGACGACGTGCCCAAGCGGAAAAGAAAGAG CCTGAACCCGAGCCTGACATGAAGAAACGTCCCTGGGAAAAGTCCAATACTCTGCCCCATAAGCTAAGCGGCAACGGTGGAGCCAGTGGCAATGGAACTGGAGGTAATGCCCATGGTGGAGCCAATGGGAGCGGCGGCAACAATACAACGAATAGCGGCGGCGAATCACCACAATTGATGCGCAAACGTTTTGGTAGTGCCAGCGAAGAGACCATACTCAAG GTCAACGGCGATGGTCTATCTCTGGCTCTGTCCAATGGCGATCTGGATACCCTCAAGGCTGAAATTCTACGCGAAATGCGAGTGGAAATACAGAAAgtcaaaaatgaaattatagATG CTATCAAATCGGAGTTCAATCGCAGATag
- the LOC6646206 gene encoding protein enabled isoform X1 yields MTEQSIIGARASVMVYDDNQKKWVPSGSSSGLSKVQIYHHQQNNTFRVVGRKLQDHEVVINCSILKGLKYNQATATFHQWRDSKFVYGLNFSSPNDAENFARAMMHALEVLSGRVVNNPAGQPTNGNGYEEDMGYRTMTSEDAAILRQNNGIGTPSAQTPTSQTNQNNIPQSPPTPQGHHRTSRNSLSAPPAPPPQLAAMLQPGGQPGSHYGLTGNGGPTSNGLPPQAVPPAPGQTQQAQYPQQQQQQQQQQQQPQQQQQTVYAAQQQPQQQLVQGGYAPSQYQQPHYVLSNSNPNLNLHQYPQQQQQQQQQPHQNGGGPGAGIYGGHIPSSASANSVVYASQQQMVQQQQQQQQVQQPQPPQAPAMPPSAGPLYGQGPIQQQQQQQQQQQQAENPYGQVPMAPPMMQQQQQQQQQQPQQTGGGIPMPPPMNNTQGQIPLNRMSSQGGGVGVGAPAPPPPPPTFGGGAPPPAPPQMFNGIPPPPVPPAMPGMAPPTGGAGAPPPPPPPPGMGGGAPKGNDPQADLMGSLTSQLQQFKLKKNKSTTSAPENSGSSTSSGGSGNYGTIGRSSNGMASMMDEMAKTLARRRAQAEKKEPEPEPDMKKRPWEKSNTLPHKLSGNGGASGNGTGGNAHGGANGSGGNNTTNSGGESPQLMRKRFGSASEETILKQVNGDGLSLALSNGDLDTLKAEILREMRVEIQKVKNEIIDAIKSEFNRR; encoded by the exons atgaC TGAGCAAAGCATAATCGGCGCCCGCGCCTCTGTTATGGTATACGATGATAACCAAAAGAAATGGGTGCCCTCGGGCAGCTCATCGGGATTGAGTAAAGTGCAGATCTATCATCATCAACAGAACAATACATTCCGTGTGGTTGGACGGAAACTGCAAGATCATGAGGTGGTCATtaattgctctatactgaagGGTCTTAAATATAATCAGGCCACAGCCACATTTCATCAATGGCGTGATTCGAAATTTGTCTATGGACTAAATTTCTCTAGTCCGAATGATGCAGAGAATTTTGCACGTGCCATGATGCACGCTTTGGAG GTGCTCAGTGGACGAGTGGTTAATAATCCAGCTGGCCAGCCCACCAATGGCAATGGGTATGAGGAGGATATGGGCTATCGCACTATGACCAGCGAGGATGCAGCCATATTGAggcaaaacaatggaattggaACACCATCGGCACAGACACCCACCTCACAGACCAATCAGAATAATATACCACAGAGTCCGCCAACGCCGCAGGGACATCATCGCACTAGCAG GAATTCCCTTAGCGCTCCACCGGCTCCGCCGCCACAATTGGCTGCCATGTTGCAGCCAGGTGGTCAACCAGGTTCTCATTATGGTCTGACAGGGAATGGTGGACCTACATCGAATGGTTTGCCACCACAGGCTGTTCCACCGGCTCCAGGCCAAACTCAACAAGCACAGTAtccacagcaacaacaacaacaacaacagcagcaacaacaaccacaacaacaacagcaaaccgTCTATGCCGCCCAACAGCAGCCACAGCAGCAATTGGTCCAAGGTGGCTATGCGCCATCTCAG TATCAACAACCCCACTACGTGCTCTCGAATTCTAATCCCAATCTCAATCTACATCAATAccctcagcagcagcaacagcagcagcagcaaccccATCAGAATGGAGGAGGACCAGGTGCTGGCATCTATGGCGGGCATATACCCAGCTCGGCTAGTGCCAATAGCGTTGTCTATGCCAGTCAACAGCAAATGgtccagcagcaacagcagcagcagcaggtgcAACAACCACAGCCACCGCAGGCGCCAGCTATGCCGCCGAGTGCGGGTCCACTTTATGGCCAGGGACCGatccaacagcagcaacaacaacaacagcagcagcagcaagcagAGAATCCCTATGGTCAAGTGCCGATGGCTCCACCCatgatgcagcagcagcagcaacaacaacaacagcaaccacaACAAACTGGAGGTGGAATTCCGATGCCACCGCCCATGAATAATACACAAGGCCAAATTCCACTCAATCGCATGAGCAGCCAAGGAGGCGGCGTAGGAGTAGGAGCACCAGCACCTCCCCCACCACCGCCCACATTTGGTGGTGGTGCACCGCCACCAGCGCCACCACAAATGTTTAATGGAATTCCACCACCGCCGGTTCCGCCAGCCATGCCAGGAATGGCACCACCAACGGGTGGAGCAGGAGCACCACCGCCACCTCCACCGCCGCCAGGCATGGGCGGTGGAGCACCCAAAGGCAATGATCCTCAAGCTGATCTCATGGGCTCATTAACCTCACAGTTGCAGCAATTCAAACTGAAGAAAAATAAG TCCACCACATCTGCTCCCGAGaacagcggcagcagcacTTCAAGTGGAGGCAGCGGCAATTATGGCACCATTGGACGCAGTTCCAATGGCATGGCCTCCATGATGGATGAAATGGCCAAAACGCTGGCCCGACGACGTGCCCAAGCGGAAAAGAAAGAG CCTGAACCCGAGCCTGACATGAAGAAACGTCCCTGGGAAAAGTCCAATACTCTGCCCCATAAGCTAAGCGGCAACGGTGGAGCCAGTGGCAATGGAACTGGAGGTAATGCCCATGGTGGAGCCAATGGGAGCGGCGGCAACAATACAACGAATAGCGGCGGCGAATCACCACAATTGATGCGCAAACGTTTTGGTAGTGCCAGCGAAGAGACCATACTCAAG CAGGTCAACGGCGATGGTCTATCTCTGGCTCTGTCCAATGGCGATCTGGATACCCTCAAGGCTGAAATTCTACGCGAAATGCGAGTGGAAATACAGAAAgtcaaaaatgaaattatagATG CTATCAAATCGGAGTTCAATCGCAGATag
- the LOC6646206 gene encoding protein enabled isoform X3 — translation MTEQSIIGARASVMVYDDNQKKWVPSGSSSGLSKVQIYHHQQNNTFRVVGRKLQDHEVVINCSILKGLKYNQATATFHQWRDSKFVYGLNFSSPNDAENFARAMMHALEVLSGRVVNNPAGQPTNGNGYEEDMGYRTMTSEDAAILRQNNGIGTPSAQTPTSQTNQNNIPQSPPTPQGHHRTSSAPPAPPPQLAAMLQPGGQPGSHYGLTGNGGPTSNGLPPQAVPPAPGQTQQAQYPQQQQQQQQQQQQPQQQQQTVYAAQQQPQQQLVQGGYAPSQYQQPHYVLSNSNPNLNLHQYPQQQQQQQQQPHQNGGGPGAGIYGGHIPSSASANSVVYASQQQMVQQQQQQQQVQQPQPPQAPAMPPSAGPLYGQGPIQQQQQQQQQQQQAENPYGQVPMAPPMMQQQQQQQQQQPQQTGGGIPMPPPMNNTQGQIPLNRMSSQGGGVGVGAPAPPPPPPTFGGGAPPPAPPQMFNGIPPPPVPPAMPGMAPPTGGAGAPPPPPPPPGMGGGAPKGNDPQADLMGSLTSQLQQFKLKKNKSTTSAPENSGSSTSSGGSGNYGTIGRSSNGMASMMDEMAKTLARRRAQAEKKEPEPEPDMKKRPWEKSNTLPHKLSGNGGASGNGTGGNAHGGANGSGGNNTTNSGGESPQLMRKRFGSASEETILKQVNGDGLSLALSNGDLDTLKAEILREMRVEIQKVKNEIIDAIKSEFNRR, via the exons atgaC TGAGCAAAGCATAATCGGCGCCCGCGCCTCTGTTATGGTATACGATGATAACCAAAAGAAATGGGTGCCCTCGGGCAGCTCATCGGGATTGAGTAAAGTGCAGATCTATCATCATCAACAGAACAATACATTCCGTGTGGTTGGACGGAAACTGCAAGATCATGAGGTGGTCATtaattgctctatactgaagGGTCTTAAATATAATCAGGCCACAGCCACATTTCATCAATGGCGTGATTCGAAATTTGTCTATGGACTAAATTTCTCTAGTCCGAATGATGCAGAGAATTTTGCACGTGCCATGATGCACGCTTTGGAG GTGCTCAGTGGACGAGTGGTTAATAATCCAGCTGGCCAGCCCACCAATGGCAATGGGTATGAGGAGGATATGGGCTATCGCACTATGACCAGCGAGGATGCAGCCATATTGAggcaaaacaatggaattggaACACCATCGGCACAGACACCCACCTCACAGACCAATCAGAATAATATACCACAGAGTCCGCCAACGCCGCAGGGACATCATCGCACTAGCAG CGCTCCACCGGCTCCGCCGCCACAATTGGCTGCCATGTTGCAGCCAGGTGGTCAACCAGGTTCTCATTATGGTCTGACAGGGAATGGTGGACCTACATCGAATGGTTTGCCACCACAGGCTGTTCCACCGGCTCCAGGCCAAACTCAACAAGCACAGTAtccacagcaacaacaacaacaacaacagcagcaacaacaaccacaacaacaacagcaaaccgTCTATGCCGCCCAACAGCAGCCACAGCAGCAATTGGTCCAAGGTGGCTATGCGCCATCTCAG TATCAACAACCCCACTACGTGCTCTCGAATTCTAATCCCAATCTCAATCTACATCAATAccctcagcagcagcaacagcagcagcagcaaccccATCAGAATGGAGGAGGACCAGGTGCTGGCATCTATGGCGGGCATATACCCAGCTCGGCTAGTGCCAATAGCGTTGTCTATGCCAGTCAACAGCAAATGgtccagcagcaacagcagcagcagcaggtgcAACAACCACAGCCACCGCAGGCGCCAGCTATGCCGCCGAGTGCGGGTCCACTTTATGGCCAGGGACCGatccaacagcagcaacaacaacaacagcagcagcagcaagcagAGAATCCCTATGGTCAAGTGCCGATGGCTCCACCCatgatgcagcagcagcagcaacaacaacaacagcaaccacaACAAACTGGAGGTGGAATTCCGATGCCACCGCCCATGAATAATACACAAGGCCAAATTCCACTCAATCGCATGAGCAGCCAAGGAGGCGGCGTAGGAGTAGGAGCACCAGCACCTCCCCCACCACCGCCCACATTTGGTGGTGGTGCACCGCCACCAGCGCCACCACAAATGTTTAATGGAATTCCACCACCGCCGGTTCCGCCAGCCATGCCAGGAATGGCACCACCAACGGGTGGAGCAGGAGCACCACCGCCACCTCCACCGCCGCCAGGCATGGGCGGTGGAGCACCCAAAGGCAATGATCCTCAAGCTGATCTCATGGGCTCATTAACCTCACAGTTGCAGCAATTCAAACTGAAGAAAAATAAG TCCACCACATCTGCTCCCGAGaacagcggcagcagcacTTCAAGTGGAGGCAGCGGCAATTATGGCACCATTGGACGCAGTTCCAATGGCATGGCCTCCATGATGGATGAAATGGCCAAAACGCTGGCCCGACGACGTGCCCAAGCGGAAAAGAAAGAG CCTGAACCCGAGCCTGACATGAAGAAACGTCCCTGGGAAAAGTCCAATACTCTGCCCCATAAGCTAAGCGGCAACGGTGGAGCCAGTGGCAATGGAACTGGAGGTAATGCCCATGGTGGAGCCAATGGGAGCGGCGGCAACAATACAACGAATAGCGGCGGCGAATCACCACAATTGATGCGCAAACGTTTTGGTAGTGCCAGCGAAGAGACCATACTCAAG CAGGTCAACGGCGATGGTCTATCTCTGGCTCTGTCCAATGGCGATCTGGATACCCTCAAGGCTGAAATTCTACGCGAAATGCGAGTGGAAATACAGAAAgtcaaaaatgaaattatagATG CTATCAAATCGGAGTTCAATCGCAGATag